In one Alphaproteobacteria bacterium genomic region, the following are encoded:
- the ccmI gene encoding c-type cytochrome biogenesis protein CcmI yields the protein MIFWVFAALATCAAGYAILRPLLRDLPQDTEADAAAYDVTVYKSQLREIERDLERGRITAEEAEASRVEIGRRLLAADKRAGSGATAAKATGSGVQTVAAALIAGALALTVLLYLRNGDPANPDMPLALRQAERQLAQSVPGRDNAMTGVQAGQAETEAGSLDEMAARLTERLESGDGAPEDWSLLGRTEMMRGNYARAAAAYQEALKSFPDDAALNSAYGEALVFWSDGDVSDTAAKTFYKVLDLTPDDPRAHFYVGEYDRQQGRLKDALNRWVGLLNRAGPDATWAGVVRQRAEELAADMGVDLEELLLAGAATNPSLADTVARNSGGPTPEDMAAAADMTEGERREMIQGMVDGLAVRLADDPSDFDGWLRLVRSRVVLGDRDGAQEALNQAARTFAAAPFPMRQLMALADELGLEAPSTARASGSEPRGPSADDIAAAEEMSAEDRRAMIEGMVGSLAARLEDNPDDLQGWIMLGRSYTVLGRLDEAGAALSRASELAPNDTDILIDRARILRAQAGEQQTPESVALMRRVERLAPGNIEALWFLGLNDYRSGNMDDARSYFARALAALPPESAERASLEAEINRLFAETVGN from the coding sequence ATGATCTTCTGGGTTTTTGCCGCCCTGGCCACCTGTGCGGCCGGATACGCGATTCTGCGCCCGCTGCTGCGCGACCTCCCTCAGGATACGGAGGCCGATGCCGCCGCCTATGATGTGACCGTCTACAAATCCCAATTGCGGGAGATCGAGCGCGATTTGGAGCGCGGCCGGATCACTGCCGAGGAAGCCGAGGCCAGCCGGGTCGAGATCGGCCGGCGGCTGCTGGCGGCGGATAAACGCGCCGGCTCCGGCGCGACTGCGGCCAAGGCCACCGGGTCCGGTGTCCAGACGGTCGCGGCCGCGCTGATCGCGGGCGCGCTTGCGCTGACGGTGCTGCTGTATCTGCGCAATGGCGATCCGGCCAATCCGGACATGCCGCTCGCCCTGCGCCAGGCCGAACGGCAACTGGCCCAGTCGGTGCCCGGACGGGACAACGCCATGACGGGTGTACAGGCCGGGCAGGCGGAAACCGAAGCCGGCAGCCTGGACGAAATGGCGGCGCGGCTGACGGAACGCCTGGAATCCGGCGACGGAGCGCCGGAGGACTGGTCGCTTCTGGGCCGAACGGAGATGATGCGCGGCAACTACGCCAGGGCCGCTGCCGCCTATCAGGAGGCGTTGAAGAGTTTCCCGGACGATGCCGCGCTGAACTCCGCCTATGGCGAGGCGCTGGTTTTCTGGTCCGATGGCGATGTCAGCGATACCGCCGCGAAGACCTTCTACAAGGTGCTGGACCTGACGCCGGACGATCCGCGGGCGCATTTCTATGTCGGCGAATATGACCGTCAGCAGGGCCGGTTGAAGGATGCGTTGAACCGCTGGGTCGGCCTATTGAACCGTGCCGGGCCGGATGCGACCTGGGCCGGCGTCGTGCGTCAGCGCGCCGAGGAACTGGCGGCCGACATGGGGGTGGACCTGGAAGAGCTGCTGCTGGCGGGCGCGGCGACCAATCCGTCCCTGGCCGATACGGTTGCCCGTAACTCCGGGGGACCGACCCCGGAGGACATGGCGGCCGCGGCCGACATGACCGAGGGCGAACGCCGGGAGATGATCCAGGGCATGGTCGATGGCCTGGCTGTACGGCTGGCGGATGATCCATCCGACTTCGACGGCTGGCTGCGCCTCGTGCGGTCGCGCGTCGTACTGGGGGATCGCGACGGGGCGCAGGAGGCCCTGAACCAGGCGGCGAGGACGTTTGCCGCGGCTCCCTTCCCGATGCGTCAACTGATGGCGCTGGCGGATGAGCTGGGCCTTGAGGCGCCGAGCACCGCGCGAGCGTCCGGTTCGGAACCCCGCGGGCCGAGCGCGGACGATATTGCCGCTGCCGAGGAAATGTCCGCGGAGGACCGGCGTGCGATGATCGAAGGCATGGTCGGCAGTCTGGCCGCGCGTCTGGAGGACAACCCGGACGACCTGCAGGGCTGGATCATGTTGGGGCGGTCCTACACGGTGCTTGGACGGCTGGACGAGGCCGGTGCCGCGCTGTCGCGGGCGTCGGAACTGGCGCCCAACGATACCGATATCCTGATCGACCGGGCCCGGATCCTGCGGGCCCAGGCCGGTGAGCAGCAGACCCCGGAAAGCGTCGCCCTGATGCGGCGTGTCGAGCGCCTCGCCCCCGGCAATATCGAGGCCCTCTGGTTCCTCGGGCTGAATGACTATCGTAGCGGGAATATGGACGACGCACGCAGCTATTTCGCGCGTGCCCTGGCGGCGCTGCCGCCGGAATCGGCTGAACGCGCATCTTTAGAAGCAGAAATTAACCGATTGTTTGCAGAAACTGTCGGAAACTAG
- a CDS encoding cytochrome c-type biogenesis protein — protein MKRRHTLILALSGLLALGLLAATPGTAVLPDEMLDDPGLEARAREISKDIRCLVCQNESIDDSNADLARDLRIIVRERLVAGDSNAEVKQYLVDRYGEYVLLTPPLKLGTVLLWGGPFLFVAIGAVAVLVWFRGRTPVAPAGADTARAGGLSAEERRRIDALLADDDETGGTRA, from the coding sequence ATGAAGCGCCGCCACACGCTGATTCTCGCCCTGTCCGGTTTGCTGGCACTTGGCCTGCTGGCCGCAACGCCCGGTACGGCAGTGCTGCCGGACGAGATGCTGGACGATCCGGGGCTGGAAGCACGCGCCAGGGAGATATCGAAGGATATTCGCTGCCTGGTCTGCCAGAACGAGTCGATCGACGATTCCAATGCCGATCTGGCGCGCGATCTGCGCATCATCGTGCGTGAGCGGCTGGTCGCCGGCGACAGCAATGCCGAGGTCAAACAGTATCTGGTCGACCGTTACGGCGAATATGTGCTGCTGACCCCGCCGCTCAAGCTTGGGACCGTGTTGCTCTGGGGCGGGCCCTTCCTGTTCGTGGCGATTGGCGCGGTCGCGGTGCTGGTCTGGTTCCGCGGTCGAACGCCAGTTGCACCGGCCGGCGCGGATACCGCCCGGGCGGGTGGCTTGAGCGCGGAAGAGCGCCGACGGATCGATGCGCTTCTGGCCGATGACGACGAGACCGGGGGAACGCGGGCATGA
- a CDS encoding DsbE family thiol:disulfide interchange protein has translation MSDEMNVSESARPKRRWWLGLLPLLVFSGLLAVFAYQLIGGRDPSIVPSALIGEPVPAVELPPLKGDKPGFGPQNFGGEPILVNVFASWCVPCRVEHPLITALARDHGVPVYGLNSKDRRDAAIAWLEELGDPYARIGYDPEGRAGIEWGVYGYPETFLISPKGEVVYKYVGPVTPRLLEEEFLPRINAMRAQ, from the coding sequence ATGAGCGATGAGATGAACGTATCGGAAAGCGCGCGCCCGAAACGGCGTTGGTGGCTGGGACTGCTGCCGCTACTGGTCTTTTCAGGCCTGCTGGCGGTCTTTGCCTATCAGCTGATCGGCGGCCGGGATCCCAGCATCGTTCCCTCCGCACTGATCGGCGAGCCGGTCCCGGCGGTAGAACTGCCGCCGCTGAAGGGGGACAAGCCCGGTTTCGGTCCGCAGAATTTCGGCGGGGAACCGATCCTGGTCAATGTCTTCGCCTCCTGGTGCGTACCCTGTCGCGTCGAACATCCGCTGATCACCGCGCTGGCCCGGGACCACGGCGTTCCGGTATATGGCCTGAACAGCAAGGATCGCCGGGATGCGGCGATTGCCTGGCTGGAGGAACTGGGCGATCCCTATGCCCGGATCGGTTATGACCCGGAGGGACGGGCCGGGATCGAATGGGGGGTTTACGGGTATCCGGAAACCTTTCTGATCAGTCCGAAAGGGGAAGTGGTCTACAAATATGTCGGACCGGTCACGCCACGCCTTCTGGAGGAAGAATTCCTGCCCCGGATCAACGCGATGAGGGCTCAATGA
- a CDS encoding heme lyase CcmF/NrfE family subunit, whose protein sequence is MIAELGHYVLTLALGVALIQSTVPMLGAARGDGRLMAVAGPASLAQFGLLLFAFLALIHAYVTSDFSVLNVVQNSHSLKPLLYKVSGAWGNHEGSLLLWVAVMALFGALVSVFGGNLPPGLKARTLSIQALITVGFLLFMLLTSNPFERIFPAPLEGRDLNPLLQDPGLAFHPPMLYIGYVGLSIVFSFACAALIEGKVDAAWARWVRPWTLLAWAFLTGGIALGSWWAYYELGWGGFWFWDPVENASFMPWLVATALLHSAIVVEKRDTLKSWTILLAIIGFSLSLIGTFLVRSGVLTSVHAFASDPERGVFILALLAVAIGGSFTLYAWRAPMLTGGGLFRPISREGALVLNNLLLTTAAATVLLGTLYPLFLELATDDKISVGPPFFNATFVPIMAPLFVALGVGPLLPWKRADLAPALRILRVAFVFTVAVTVVAGIVVWGQAAIALLGLALSAWLIAAVMTELYRKCRPTRAVKPGQALRRLGSLSRAAWGMTAAHLGVAVVIAGATGASLLTQEKIEAVTIGQTVEVGGFDFTLTSVRDVPGPNYNAERGTFSVVPAGSKGAEPVVLQSENRQYVSNGQVTTEAAIRSTFWYDLYAVLGDPAGQGRFTVRLYFKPLVPWLWIGSTLMVLGGFLSLSDRRLRVGAPKRSAAPSDGTAQPAE, encoded by the coding sequence ATGATCGCGGAACTGGGCCATTATGTATTGACCCTCGCGCTCGGCGTGGCGCTGATCCAGTCGACTGTTCCGATGCTGGGCGCGGCCCGGGGGGATGGACGCCTGATGGCGGTGGCGGGCCCGGCGTCGCTGGCCCAGTTCGGCCTGCTGCTCTTCGCCTTTCTCGCCCTGATCCATGCCTATGTGACATCCGATTTCTCGGTCCTGAACGTCGTCCAGAACTCCCATTCGCTGAAACCGCTGCTCTACAAGGTGTCCGGAGCCTGGGGAAATCACGAAGGCTCGCTGCTGCTCTGGGTTGCGGTGATGGCGCTGTTCGGGGCGCTGGTCTCAGTCTTCGGCGGCAATCTGCCGCCGGGCCTGAAGGCACGGACCCTGTCGATCCAGGCCCTGATCACGGTCGGTTTCCTGCTGTTCATGCTGCTGACCTCCAACCCGTTCGAACGCATCTTTCCCGCGCCGCTGGAAGGGCGCGACCTAAATCCTCTGCTGCAGGATCCCGGCCTCGCCTTCCACCCGCCGATGCTCTACATCGGCTATGTCGGGCTTTCGATCGTGTTTTCCTTTGCCTGTGCCGCCCTGATCGAAGGCAAGGTCGATGCGGCCTGGGCGCGTTGGGTCCGGCCCTGGACATTGCTGGCCTGGGCCTTCCTGACCGGCGGCATCGCCCTGGGCAGCTGGTGGGCCTATTACGAGCTGGGCTGGGGCGGCTTCTGGTTCTGGGACCCGGTCGAAAATGCAAGTTTCATGCCCTGGCTGGTCGCGACCGCGCTGCTGCATTCGGCCATTGTCGTGGAGAAGCGCGACACGCTGAAGAGCTGGACCATCCTTCTGGCGATCATAGGATTCTCGCTCAGCCTGATCGGCACCTTCCTGGTGCGTTCGGGGGTGCTGACATCGGTTCACGCCTTTGCCAGCGATCCGGAACGCGGCGTCTTCATCCTCGCCCTGCTGGCGGTCGCCATCGGCGGCTCCTTCACGCTCTACGCCTGGCGCGCGCCGATGCTGACGGGCGGCGGCCTGTTCCGCCCGATCAGCCGGGAAGGGGCCCTGGTACTGAACAACCTGCTGCTGACGACGGCGGCCGCGACGGTGCTTCTGGGCACACTCTACCCGCTGTTTCTGGAGCTGGCGACGGATGACAAGATTTCCGTCGGGCCGCCGTTCTTCAACGCGACCTTCGTGCCGATCATGGCGCCGCTCTTCGTGGCGCTGGGCGTCGGGCCCCTGCTGCCCTGGAAGCGGGCGGATCTGGCGCCCGCCCTGAGGATACTTCGCGTCGCCTTCGTCTTCACCGTTGCGGTGACCGTCGTCGCGGGCATCGTGGTCTGGGGTCAGGCGGCAATCGCCCTTCTGGGCCTTGCACTTTCCGCCTGGCTGATCGCCGCCGTGATGACCGAGCTGTACCGGAAATGCCGCCCGACCCGCGCCGTGAAACCGGGGCAGGCCCTGCGCCGCCTGGGCAGCCTGAGCCGGGCCGCATGGGGCATGACCGCGGCCCATCTGGGCGTGGCCGTGGTGATCGCCGGTGCAACCGGTGCGTCGCTCCTGACGCAGGAGAAAATCGAGGCGGTTACCATCGGTCAGACGGTGGAGGTCGGCGGTTTCGATTTCACCCTGACTTCCGTCCGCGATGTGCCGGGACCGAACTACAATGCCGAGCGCGGGACTTTTTCCGTCGTTCCGGCGGGGTCGAAGGGGGCGGAACCGGTCGTTCTGCAATCCGAAAACCGGCAATATGTGTCGAACGGGCAGGTCACGACCGAAGCCGCCATTCGCTCGACCTTCTGGTACGATCTCTATGCGGTCCTGGGCGATCCGGCGGGACAGGGCCGGTTTACCGTGCGGCTCTATTTCAAGCCGCTGGTGCCCTGGCTCTGGATCGGGTCGACACTGATGGTGCTGGGCGGGTTCCTGTCGCTCAGCGACCGACGGCTGCGCGTGGGCGCGCCGAAACGCAGCGCCGCCCCGTCGGACGGCACCGCGCAGCCGGCAGAATGA
- the ccmE gene encoding cytochrome c maturation protein CcmE: protein MSDIGARRRSPAAQRKRMRLILVICGVAFLGAATALTLTALQSNVNLFFGPTEVVEGKVPEGATFRIGGLVEIGSCRIRDDGVTREFVVTDGANSVTVTYQGLLPSLFRDGQGVVALGQLDGAGRAFRAQEVLAKHDETYMPAEAVEAMKRAGTWQEGETQAVTSSDAASGANPCKG from the coding sequence ATGAGCGATATCGGTGCAAGACGGCGGTCTCCGGCCGCACAGCGCAAGCGGATGCGCCTGATCCTGGTGATTTGCGGCGTGGCCTTCCTCGGTGCGGCGACCGCCCTGACGCTGACTGCGCTGCAAAGCAACGTGAACCTGTTCTTCGGCCCGACGGAGGTCGTCGAGGGCAAGGTGCCTGAAGGCGCGACCTTCCGGATCGGGGGGCTGGTCGAAATCGGCAGCTGCCGGATCCGCGACGACGGCGTAACCCGGGAATTTGTCGTGACGGATGGCGCCAACAGCGTCACCGTTACCTATCAGGGTCTGCTGCCCAGCTTGTTCCGGGACGGGCAGGGCGTTGTCGCCCTGGGTCAGCTGGACGGCGCCGGCCGGGCGTTTCGGGCGCAGGAGGTTCTGGCCAAACATGACGAGACCTACATGCCGGCCGAAGCTGTCGAGGCGATGAAGCGGGCCGGCACCTGGCAGGAGGGTGAAACCCAGGCCGTGACGTCATCCGATGCGGCGTCGGGCGCCAATCCCTGCAAGGGCTGA
- the ccmD gene encoding heme exporter protein CcmD, whose protein sequence is MFETLSEFWQMDGTGLYVWGSYGVCFALMLGLAVQTLRRLRARQRDLDLLQGSRTRRGAPGDR, encoded by the coding sequence ATGTTCGAGACGCTGTCTGAATTCTGGCAAATGGACGGAACGGGCCTCTATGTTTGGGGGTCCTATGGTGTCTGTTTTGCGCTGATGCTGGGGCTGGCAGTCCAGACCCTGCGCCGTCTGCGGGCGCGGCAGCGCGATCTGGATCTGCTGCAGGGCAGCCGCACGCGGCGCGGTGCACCGGGGGATAGATGA
- a CDS encoding heme ABC transporter permease, which produces MTPSGGVETGVTGSNRMHRFANPGQFMRVADRALPWIVALCLPALAAGLYFGLYASPPDFQQGETVRIMYIHVPTAFLAQAAYVVMALGSASFLIWKHPLGDLLARSAAPIGCVFCIICLVTGSLWGRPTWGTYWVWDARLTSMLILLFLYFGYLALANAFDDPARGDKPAAILALVGVVNIPLIKFSVYFFNTLHQKSTLAGDLMGAIFGEPEAVVQAENLPADLAAAAAQQGGDLPPEMLLPLMLMLAGFTLAFLALLILRLRGEFAVVRLRALRAGLRAELRGT; this is translated from the coding sequence ATGACCCCGTCCGGCGGGGTTGAGACAGGCGTGACGGGATCGAACAGGATGCATCGGTTCGCGAATCCGGGCCAGTTCATGCGCGTGGCGGACAGGGCGCTGCCCTGGATCGTCGCCCTGTGCCTGCCTGCGCTGGCCGCCGGGCTGTATTTCGGCCTCTACGCGTCGCCGCCGGATTTCCAGCAGGGCGAAACCGTCCGGATCATGTATATCCATGTTCCCACCGCGTTCCTGGCGCAGGCAGCCTATGTCGTCATGGCGCTGGGCAGTGCCAGTTTCCTGATCTGGAAACACCCGCTGGGCGACCTGCTCGCCCGATCTGCGGCGCCGATCGGCTGTGTCTTCTGCATCATCTGTCTGGTGACGGGATCTCTGTGGGGCCGTCCGACATGGGGCACCTACTGGGTCTGGGACGCCCGCCTGACATCGATGCTGATCCTGCTGTTCCTGTATTTCGGCTATCTGGCATTGGCCAATGCCTTCGACGATCCGGCGCGCGGCGACAAACCGGCGGCGATCCTGGCCCTGGTGGGCGTGGTGAACATTCCGCTGATCAAGTTTTCAGTCTATTTCTTCAATACGCTGCATCAGAAATCGACCCTGGCGGGCGACCTCATGGGTGCCATCTTCGGGGAGCCGGAAGCCGTGGTGCAGGCGGAAAACCTGCCGGCCGATCTGGCGGCGGCGGCGGCGCAGCAGGGCGGCGACCTGCCACCGGAAATGCTGCTGCCGCTGATGTTGATGCTGGCCGGGTTTACCCTGGCCTTCCTTGCGTTGCTGATCCTTCGGCTGCGTGGCGAATTCGCGGTGGTGCGGCTGCGGGCCTTGCGCGCTGGCCTGCGTGCCGAGCTGCGCGGCACTTGA
- the ccmB gene encoding heme exporter protein CcmB: MTGFRAVLVRDLLLAVRQSADLALVLGFFVIAASLFPFGVGPAPETLARIAPGVIWVLALLSVMLSLDRLFQQDLADGSLEQMALSPTPLTLVVLAKTLAHWLTTGLPLIAVAPLIGILLNLPPQGYPVLLAGLAIGTPSLSLIGAVGAALSLGARRAGLLIALLVLPLYIPILIFGVTAVDAVLTSVSPQPHFLYLAAILAAAIPLAPLAAAAAVRHGVEG; the protein is encoded by the coding sequence ATGACGGGATTCCGGGCGGTTCTGGTCCGCGACCTGCTGCTGGCGGTGCGTCAGAGTGCCGATCTGGCGCTGGTTCTGGGTTTCTTCGTCATTGCCGCGTCGCTGTTTCCCTTCGGCGTCGGCCCGGCACCGGAAACCCTGGCCCGGATCGCGCCCGGCGTGATCTGGGTTCTGGCGCTGCTGTCCGTCATGCTGTCGCTGGACCGCCTGTTCCAGCAGGATCTGGCCGATGGCAGCCTGGAACAGATGGCCCTGTCCCCGACGCCCCTGACGCTGGTCGTTCTGGCCAAGACCCTGGCCCACTGGCTGACGACGGGATTGCCGCTGATTGCCGTTGCGCCGTTGATCGGCATCCTGCTCAACCTGCCGCCGCAGGGCTATCCGGTCCTGCTCGCCGGGCTGGCCATCGGCACGCCGAGCCTCAGCCTGATCGGTGCCGTCGGCGCGGCGCTCAGCCTCGGTGCGCGCCGGGCCGGTCTGCTGATCGCCCTGCTGGTCCTGCCCCTCTACATTCCGATCCTGATTTTCGGTGTGACCGCCGTCGACGCGGTTCTGACCAGCGTCTCGCCGCAGCCGCATTTCCTCTATCTCGCGGCGATCCTGGCGGCAGCGATCCCTCTGGCCCCGCTCGCCGCCGCCGCGGCGGTTCGTCACGGGGTCGAGGGATAG